One Paenisporosarcina sp. FSL H8-0542 genomic region harbors:
- a CDS encoding DMT family transporter produces MIFKLMEGADNIWNGTIYLRLMKKERGYMNRGLYLAYVCAGINAVIVGLSFLFTKTAINISNPIDTLAFRFTFAFITVLLLVMFKIVKVDLMLKSYYKLIPLTLFYPTFFFTFQAFGLESVPSSEAGILFATIPILTTILASFFLKEQTSAYQKLSILTSVFGVFYIFSMKGGTVSISNWVGISLLLISCISLSGYTVMARSLLKTFKPLDITFFMLGIGFFFFNTIAIYQHILNKSLQSMFIPLTNLNFVVSILFLGILASFVTSLLSNFILSKISASQMSVFSNMSTVVSIIAGGVILNEKIYLFHIVGSALIIIGVIGTNLLKDKHILKRTVT; encoded by the coding sequence ATGATATTCAAACTAATGGAGGGTGCAGACAATATTTGGAATGGTACAATTTATTTAAGACTAATGAAGAAAGAACGTGGTTATATGAATAGAGGACTTTATTTGGCTTACGTATGTGCGGGTATAAATGCAGTAATAGTGGGTTTATCTTTCTTATTCACAAAAACGGCTATTAATATTTCTAACCCAATAGATACCTTAGCCTTCCGTTTTACTTTTGCTTTCATAACGGTATTGTTATTAGTAATGTTTAAAATTGTAAAGGTAGATTTAATGTTAAAGTCATATTATAAATTAATACCATTAACCCTGTTTTATCCGACTTTTTTCTTTACTTTTCAAGCGTTTGGTCTTGAATCAGTACCTTCGTCAGAAGCCGGGATACTTTTTGCAACCATACCAATTTTAACAACAATTTTGGCTTCATTTTTTCTAAAAGAACAAACATCAGCTTATCAAAAGCTTTCTATTTTAACCTCGGTCTTTGGTGTTTTTTATATCTTTTCGATGAAAGGCGGCACTGTTTCCATCTCAAATTGGGTAGGTATTTCATTGCTGTTGATTTCATGTATATCGCTATCAGGTTATACAGTAATGGCTCGTTCATTATTGAAAACTTTTAAACCGTTAGATATAACATTTTTTATGTTAGGGATAGGTTTCTTCTTTTTTAATACTATTGCAATTTATCAACATATATTAAATAAGAGCTTACAATCTATGTTTATCCCTTTGACTAACTTAAACTTTGTTGTTTCTATTTTATTTCTTGGGATTCTTGCATCTTTCGTAACGTCATTATTATCTAATTTTATTCTCTCAAAAATATCAGCGTCCCAAATGAGTGTCTTCTCCAATATGTCTACTGTAGTCTCTATTATTGCTGGAGGAGTAATATTAAATGAAAAAATATATCTATTTCATATAGTGGGCTCAGCTCTCATAATTATTGGAGTTATTGGAACCAATTTGTTGAAAGATAAGCATATTCTCAAACGGACAGTTACTTGA
- a CDS encoding winged helix-turn-helix domain-containing protein — MNLHYSSQPIETISIEVESSQVWEVILGITGFTHTQLRHTFEFDEMWESNLDSMSEILLKYLDEIERTNLWYGLILLQERFSAKSITDFSLQLSEMNPNEFYETVLPYKDREMEPMRREISAQYKQGDSFESYASYFNDHAYLGEYIRHLGSYSYQEICTLFINLMTDWYTWIRQNEKWEKWIRTLDFEEKQYNSLDKNNPIETIELITGGVRYFPEPSVWTVKLIPQVIYRPWTLEVRTPDTKLYFYPLKEEYLTEPGVPSAELIRGHKALGDEVRLKILYQLVKESSSLQDLSLQFSISKTTLHHQLSLLKAAKFIQVDKGIYKANMTRINAFSERLTQYLGDTI; from the coding sequence ATGAATCTTCATTATTCCTCGCAACCAATAGAAACTATCTCGATAGAAGTAGAATCTTCACAAGTATGGGAGGTGATTCTTGGAATTACTGGTTTTACCCACACGCAACTAAGACATACTTTTGAGTTCGACGAAATGTGGGAGTCCAATCTGGATTCCATGTCTGAAATTCTCCTCAAGTATTTAGATGAAATAGAAAGAACTAATTTATGGTATGGATTAATCTTGCTTCAAGAAAGGTTTTCTGCAAAATCTATAACCGATTTTTCTCTCCAGCTTTCAGAAATGAATCCAAATGAATTTTATGAAACGGTTTTGCCTTATAAGGATCGAGAGATGGAACCAATGCGTAGAGAGATTTCTGCACAATACAAACAAGGCGATTCATTTGAGTCTTATGCGTCCTATTTTAATGACCATGCCTATCTCGGTGAATACATCCGTCATCTTGGTTCTTATTCATATCAAGAAATTTGCACTTTATTCATCAACCTTATGACTGATTGGTACACCTGGATACGCCAGAATGAAAAATGGGAAAAGTGGATTCGAACCTTAGATTTTGAGGAGAAGCAATATAATTCACTGGATAAGAACAACCCTATCGAAACAATCGAATTAATTACGGGTGGAGTAAGGTATTTTCCGGAACCTTCTGTTTGGACAGTTAAATTGATTCCGCAGGTAATTTATCGCCCATGGACCCTAGAAGTCCGTACGCCTGACACAAAATTATATTTCTATCCTTTAAAAGAAGAGTATTTGACGGAGCCCGGAGTTCCTTCGGCAGAACTCATTCGGGGACACAAAGCATTAGGAGATGAAGTTCGGTTGAAAATTCTTTATCAGTTGGTTAAAGAATCTTCATCACTACAAGATTTAAGTTTACAGTTCAGCATCTCAAAAACCACTCTCCACCATCAGCTCTCATTATTAAAAGCAGCAAAATTTATTCAGGTTGATAAAGGAATCTATAAGGCAAATATGACTCGAATTAACGCTTTTTCTGAACGTCTAACTCAATACCTTGGGGACACGATATGA
- a CDS encoding MFS transporter, giving the protein MKKHSKSFKSLWLGEVVSEFGGAAGGIINGLLLYELTGSKEWMAAIWLVYFIPSLILQGLSAPFLNHVVKEKMLRNIQLIRASAYFLPLAGYLMDSEFGIMFGLVLLQCILGLMQPIYASLSFALIPDICKDDELVDANGLLDTTLRLMIIIAPGVTSLLLLVIPMEYIYGISSILFLASFLALSQIPQSSQKTVATWTKKFWWTELKEGYRTFFKYPNLLRLTLLSSTVQFAVGATMVLSVPFIQGELEGQDWEYAIFKGAFPIGYVIGMLILTKIPKTVFTMYLGLFGGGLSFILLFFVHSVPLAWICELIGGMLFPLFNAQSAAIFQREAPRERLTQLSAVRLFLFRITMPLGIVFASSALWDISTRLTYLIIGMVIVLPALFYLFISLIKQHHFPERRLES; this is encoded by the coding sequence ATGAAAAAGCACTCTAAATCATTTAAATCACTTTGGTTAGGTGAAGTCGTATCAGAATTTGGAGGAGCAGCTGGGGGGATAATTAATGGGTTGCTGCTTTATGAATTAACTGGTTCAAAGGAATGGATGGCGGCAATTTGGCTAGTCTACTTTATACCTTCATTAATACTTCAAGGACTTAGTGCTCCATTTCTGAACCACGTTGTGAAAGAGAAAATGCTTCGAAACATCCAGTTGATTCGTGCCAGTGCTTACTTTTTACCACTAGCTGGTTACTTAATGGACTCTGAATTTGGAATTATGTTTGGATTAGTTTTACTACAGTGCATTTTGGGATTGATGCAACCCATTTACGCCAGTCTTTCATTTGCTCTCATACCTGATATTTGCAAAGATGACGAGCTTGTTGATGCAAATGGATTATTGGACACCACACTGCGACTCATGATTATTATTGCTCCAGGTGTTACTTCATTATTATTGTTGGTCATTCCTATGGAATACATCTATGGAATCTCTTCGATACTGTTTTTGGCCAGTTTCTTGGCGCTTTCGCAAATACCACAGTCAAGCCAGAAAACGGTCGCCACGTGGACAAAAAAGTTTTGGTGGACTGAACTGAAAGAAGGTTATCGAACTTTTTTTAAATACCCAAATCTTTTACGACTAACGCTTCTTTCTTCGACAGTCCAATTTGCTGTAGGGGCAACAATGGTTTTAAGTGTTCCTTTTATACAAGGTGAACTTGAAGGACAGGATTGGGAATATGCTATTTTCAAAGGAGCTTTTCCTATTGGTTATGTTATTGGGATGTTAATTCTTACTAAAATACCGAAAACGGTTTTTACGATGTACCTTGGTTTGTTTGGAGGAGGTCTATCATTTATTCTCTTGTTTTTTGTCCATTCAGTACCCCTTGCATGGATATGTGAACTAATCGGTGGAATGTTATTCCCTCTTTTTAATGCTCAAAGTGCCGCTATTTTTCAGCGAGAGGCTCCTCGAGAACGCTTAACGCAACTTAGTGCAGTTCGCCTGTTTTTATTTAGGATAACAATGCCTCTAGGAATCGTGTTTGCCTCATCTGCATTATGGGATATCAGCACCCGTCTAACATACCTGATCATTGGAATGGTGATTGTTCTCCCTGCTTTGTTTTATCTTTTTATATCTCTAATAAAACAACATCATTTTCCAGAGCGAAGATTGGAATCATAA